One stretch of Eretmochelys imbricata isolate rEreImb1 chromosome 1, rEreImb1.hap1, whole genome shotgun sequence DNA includes these proteins:
- the CBX7 gene encoding chromobox protein homolog 7 codes for MELSAIGEQVFAVESIRKKRIRKGKVEYLVKWKGWPPKYSTWEPEDHILDPRLVVAYEEKEERDRASGYRKRGPKPKRLLLQRLYGMDLRSAHKGKEKLCFSLSRRFGGGSNLVGAKPGQTELSEKSGGGVLPFPLRKQRKNQKYLRLSRKKFPRMSSLESRNHRREFFLKESVALETRQTPNDWDATQHASKEVGMDAVDGSLPWIPTLSPSEVTVTDITANSITVTFREAQVAEGFFRDRSVQF; via the exons atGGAGCTCTCTGCTATCGGGGAGCAGGTTTTTGCGGTGGAGAGTATCAGGAAGAAGCGCATAAGGAAg GGTAAAGTAGAATACCTGGTGAAGTGGAAAGGATGGCCCCCAAA atACAGCACATGGGAGCCGGAGGATCACATCTTGGATCCTCGCCTGGTAGTGGCTTATGAAGAGAA GGAAGAGAGAGACCGTGCATCAGGATACAGGAAGAGAGGGCCTAAACCGAAGCGCCTCTTATTACAG AGGCTTTACGGTATGGACCTGAGGAGTGCCCACAAGGGAAAGGAGAAGCTCTGTTTCTCTCTATCACGGCGATTTGGAGGAGGAAGCAATCTGGTGGGGGCCAAGCCAGGACAGACAGAGCTATCTGAAAAGAGTGGGGGAGGCGTCCTACCATTCCCACTCCGGAAGCAGCGCAAGAACCAGAAATATCTCCGGCTGTCGCGGAAGAAGTTTCCACGCATGTCAAGCCTGGAGAGCCGTAACCACAGGCGTGAGTTCTTCTTGAAGGAGTCAGTGGCACTAGAAACTAGGCAGACTCCCAATGACTGGGATGCGACGCAGCATGCTAGCAAAGAAG TAGGCATGGATGCAGTTGATGGCAGCCTCCCCTGGATCCCCACCTTGTCCCCCAGCGAAGTGACAGTGACAGACATCACGGCGAACTCCATTACCGTGACCTTCAGAGAAGCACAAGTGGCCGAGGGCTTCTTCCGAGACCGAAGTGTGCAGTTCTGA